From the Jilunia laotingensis genome, the window ACATATATCCTCCGACTTTAACATTAAAAACATCCGGATGTAATAGCATAAAACATCCGGATGTTTTGATATATAACATCCGGGTGTTATTTCATAAAACATGGGGGTGTTTTGAATGATTATCTTTGAATTTAATTCCCTGACAAAGCACATTCCTTTGAGTGAATACCATCATTTATCCCCTCATCCGTGGAATACTTCCCTACTTTTATTGTAATATTGAATTAATATGCCAAACAAATACTTATCTTTGCGATACTATCACTGTCCAAACAAACTGATAACCAAAGAATGATGAAACAATTAATTGCGTGTTGCGGAATAGATTGCGAAAATTGCGATGCCCGTATGGCTACTATTGCAAATGACAATGAGTTAAGGGAAAAAACCGCTCAAAAGTGGAGCGTAATGAATAATACATCCGAGATCACAGCGGCAACTATAAATTGCATGGGTTGTCGTTCAAATGGGATTAAATTTGCATACTGCAGCGACTATTGCGAAATACGCAAATGCGTAAAGGAAAAAGGATTTGATACCTGCGGTGACTGTAAAGAGTTAGATAATTGCCAGATAGTCGGTTCTATTTTCAAACACAATCCCAGTGCAAAAGAGAATCTTGTATCTCTCGATATATAACTCAGCCAGATGGAAAATTACAAAATATAAAACACAACCA encodes:
- a CDS encoding DUF3795 domain-containing protein — translated: MKQLIACCGIDCENCDARMATIANDNELREKTAQKWSVMNNTSEITAATINCMGCRSNGIKFAYCSDYCEIRKCVKEKGFDTCGDCKELDNCQIVGSIFKHNPSAKENLVSLDI